Genomic window (Planococcus sp. MSAK28401):
GAAGCTTGACGAGGAAACCATCGCGAAATACCAAGTTGAACTTGGCAAGATGGGCTATAAATTCCAATTCGTTACACTTGCAGGATTCCATGCACTCAACCACAGCATGTTCGAACTGGCTCACGACTACAAAGACAACGGCATGGCTGCTTACTCGAAATTGCAGCAAGCTGAATTCGCTTCAGAATCAAAAGGCTACACAGCAACGCGTCACCAGCGCGAAGTGGGAACAAGCTACTTCGATGAAATCTCACAAATCGTCTCGGGCGGCACAAGCTCAACGACGGCGATGAAAGGCTCGACTGAAACCGAGCAATTCCAGACAGTGAAAGGGTGATCCGTGTGCTGACGAAATCGAATGTACAGATTACAGGTGAAGCAGTTCCAGGCATGGAGGAGATCCTGACTCCCGAAGCGTTGGAGTTCATTGAAAAGCTGCACACTCGTTTCGACAAGCGTCGGATCGAATTGCTTGAGAAACGCCAGGTGCGCCAACAAGAACTCGATAGCGGCAAAAAGCTTGATTTCCTCCCTGAAACGAAAGAAATCCGTGAAGGGGGCTGGAAGATTGCTCCCCTTCCAGAAGATATGAAAGACCGCCGAGTGGAAATCACCGGCCCGACCAACCGCAAAATGCTCATCAACGCGCTGAACTCTGGCGCGAAGATGTTCATGGCGGACCTTGAAGACGCAACAGCGCCAAGCTGGTACAACGTCATCGACGGACAAGTCAATTTGCATGATGCAGTTCGCCGGCAAATCGATTTTGAAATTCCTGAAACCGGCAAGAAATACACGCTTAATGAAAAAACAGCAGTGTTGATGGTACGTCCGCGCGGCTGGCATCTTCCCGAGAAAAATCTACTCATTGATGGAAAGCCGACTTCCGGCAGCCTGGTCGATTTCGGGCTCTACTTTTTCCACAATGCCAAAGAGCTGATAGACCGCGGCACTGGCCCTTACTTCTATTTACCGAAACTTGAAAGCCATTTGGAAGCACGCCTTTGGAACGATGTGTTCATCTTTGCACAAGATGAGCTCGGCATTCCGCAAGGCACAATCCGGGCGACGGTGTTGATCGAGACGATCATGGCAGCATTCGAAATGGACGAAATCCTTTACGAACTGCGCGACCATTCCGCCGGCCTCAACTGCGGCCGCTGGGATTATATCTTTTCTGTCATCAAGCGGATGCGCAACAATCCGGATTATATCTTTCCGGACCGCGCCCAGGTAACGATGACCGTGCCATTCATGAAAGCCTATACCTCACTATGCATCAAAATTTGCCATCGAAGAGGGGCTCCAGCGATGGGCGGCATGGCGGCACAAATCCCGGTCAAGGGCGATGAAGAAGCAAACACGGCCGCTTTCAACAAAGTTGCTGAAGACAAGCGCCGTGAAGTGACGGACGGCCATGATGGCACGTGGGTTGCCCACCCAGGCATGGTCCAGACGGCGATGGAGCAATTTGACAACTACATGCCGACACCGAACCAGATCGACAAACAGCGCGACGATGTCCACGTGGCCACAGAACAGCTGGTCGAAGTTCCTGAAGGATCGATCACTGAAGATGGCCTGCGTTCCAATATCTCAGTCGGCATCCAATATATCGCCTCTTGGCTTTCCGGAAACGGCGCTGCACCGATCAATAATTTGATGGAAGATGCAGCAACAGCGGAAATTTCCCGTTCCCAAGTGTGGCAATGGATCCGCCATCCGAAAGGCGTCTTAGAAGATGGACGTAAAGTCGACGTCAGCTTGTTCCACGAAGTCATCGAAGAAGAAGATGCTTTGATCAAACAAGCGGTCGGCGAACAGCGCTACAATGCCGGACACTACGCGGAAGCCCGCGAGTTGTTTATAAGTCTCACCTTGCAAAGTGATTTTGCTGAATTCTTGACGCTGCCAGGGTACGAAAAACTAAACTA
Coding sequences:
- the aceB gene encoding malate synthase A, whose protein sequence is MIRVLTKSNVQITGEAVPGMEEILTPEALEFIEKLHTRFDKRRIELLEKRQVRQQELDSGKKLDFLPETKEIREGGWKIAPLPEDMKDRRVEITGPTNRKMLINALNSGAKMFMADLEDATAPSWYNVIDGQVNLHDAVRRQIDFEIPETGKKYTLNEKTAVLMVRPRGWHLPEKNLLIDGKPTSGSLVDFGLYFFHNAKELIDRGTGPYFYLPKLESHLEARLWNDVFIFAQDELGIPQGTIRATVLIETIMAAFEMDEILYELRDHSAGLNCGRWDYIFSVIKRMRNNPDYIFPDRAQVTMTVPFMKAYTSLCIKICHRRGAPAMGGMAAQIPVKGDEEANTAAFNKVAEDKRREVTDGHDGTWVAHPGMVQTAMEQFDNYMPTPNQIDKQRDDVHVATEQLVEVPEGSITEDGLRSNISVGIQYIASWLSGNGAAPINNLMEDAATAEISRSQVWQWIRHPKGVLEDGRKVDVSLFHEVIEEEDALIKQAVGEQRYNAGHYAEARELFISLTLQSDFAEFLTLPGYEKLN